One window of Symbiobacterium terraclitae genomic DNA carries:
- a CDS encoding metal-dependent hydrolase encodes MDPVSHAVIGSAVAGLFPEGTHAAVCWSAVLGAESPDIDIVVQFVRGRVGYLRAHRGPTHGLATLPLQAALIAAGMKLLHPGAPLGPLFGAALLGTLSHVLFDFGNDYGTQGLWPFSPRRIAFDLIPIVDLGILAIVGAGWLAHALLPAGRPVVFGSVWLALGFYGLLRFLLHRRARALVVEYLRPPADCGEAVGCGVGWALQVVTVHPTLLSLNAWRYVVQQPGGFLTGMVWVWPGRVSRPQRAANQYDQVVLASLKAATVTAFASWTRRPRVEVAWRDGLWEVRWSDMRYEVDGFSPFTAYAWLDAELNLVDEGLGRRTDAAPGPALLLRRLRQEAGRWDPLEH; translated from the coding sequence GTGGATCCCGTATCGCACGCCGTCATCGGGTCGGCGGTGGCGGGGCTCTTCCCCGAGGGCACCCACGCGGCCGTCTGCTGGAGCGCGGTCCTCGGCGCCGAGTCGCCCGACATCGACATCGTGGTGCAGTTCGTGCGCGGTCGAGTGGGCTACCTGCGCGCACACCGCGGTCCCACCCACGGGTTGGCGACGCTGCCACTGCAGGCTGCGCTCATCGCGGCCGGGATGAAGCTGCTGCACCCCGGTGCCCCGCTCGGGCCGCTCTTCGGAGCGGCGCTGCTGGGCACGCTCTCGCACGTGCTGTTCGACTTCGGCAACGACTACGGCACGCAGGGCCTGTGGCCGTTCTCCCCCCGCCGCATCGCCTTCGACCTCATCCCGATCGTCGACCTGGGCATCCTGGCCATCGTCGGCGCGGGGTGGCTCGCGCACGCGCTGCTCCCGGCGGGGCGGCCAGTCGTGTTCGGGAGCGTCTGGCTGGCGCTGGGGTTCTACGGGCTGCTCCGCTTCCTGCTGCACCGCCGTGCCAGGGCCCTGGTGGTCGAGTACCTCAGGCCCCCGGCGGACTGCGGAGAGGCCGTCGGGTGCGGCGTGGGCTGGGCGCTGCAGGTGGTGACCGTCCACCCGACGCTGCTTTCCCTCAACGCCTGGCGCTACGTGGTCCAGCAGCCCGGCGGCTTCCTGACGGGTATGGTCTGGGTCTGGCCGGGCCGCGTCAGCCGGCCGCAGCGGGCCGCGAACCAGTATGACCAGGTGGTGCTGGCGTCCCTCAAGGCGGCGACGGTCACCGCCTTTGCCAGCTGGACCCGGCGCCCCCGTGTGGAGGTGGCGTGGCGGGACGGCCTCTGGGAGGTGCGCTGGTCCGACATGCGCTACGAGGTTGACGGCTTCTCCCCCTTCACGGCGTACGCGTGGCTGGACGCGGAACTGAACCTCGTGGACGAGGGGCTCGGGCGCAGGACCGATGCCGCACCGGGGCCCGCGCTGCTCCTGCGCCGCCTCCGGCAGGAGGCCGGTCGCTGGGACCCCCTGGAGCACTGA
- the yfmH gene encoding EF-P 5-aminopentanol modification-associated protein YfmH, producing the protein MERQFDPMLRDELFTERLENGLTVAVLVKPGYRQMTARVAVQYGSIDSRFVNPQTGKAVHVPDGIAHFLEHKLFESPEGNVADRFSELGAEANAYTTFTHTVYYFTTTSQFEACLDLLLEFVQEPYFTAETVAKEQGIIEQEIRMYLDDPGWRSSANLLEALYVRHPVRIDIAGTVESIRRIDKDLLYVCHRIFYHPSNMVLFVAGDLNPTEVVERVRASFAGREYPAQPAIQRILPEEPPVINERRRMQELVVSQPILRLGFKEREVGLTGRALLERDLLTSLLLDVVIGRGSPLYTHLYESGLIDQRFGFEHVPEVSFGHTYLTGPTHDPSELEARLLAGFQEAQQQGLAEADFERARRKLIGRVINLMNDLEGAAYLFIDGFFKQIGLFDLLPTLQSLTVEAANERLRSHFDPALAAASIIYPRR; encoded by the coding sequence ATGGAGCGGCAGTTTGACCCGATGCTGCGGGATGAGCTCTTCACGGAGCGGCTGGAGAACGGGCTGACGGTGGCTGTGCTCGTAAAGCCAGGCTACCGGCAGATGACCGCGCGCGTGGCGGTGCAGTACGGCTCGATCGACAGCCGGTTCGTCAATCCCCAGACCGGCAAGGCCGTGCATGTGCCCGACGGCATCGCCCACTTCCTGGAGCACAAGCTCTTCGAGAGCCCGGAGGGCAACGTGGCGGACCGGTTCTCGGAGCTCGGCGCCGAGGCCAACGCCTACACCACATTCACCCACACCGTTTACTACTTCACCACGACCAGCCAGTTCGAGGCGTGCCTCGACCTGCTGCTGGAGTTCGTGCAGGAACCCTACTTCACCGCCGAGACGGTGGCCAAGGAGCAGGGGATCATCGAGCAGGAGATCCGGATGTACCTCGACGACCCGGGATGGCGCTCTTCGGCCAACCTGCTGGAGGCGCTCTACGTGCGCCATCCGGTGCGCATCGACATCGCGGGCACCGTCGAGTCGATCCGCAGGATCGACAAGGACCTGCTGTATGTCTGCCACCGCATCTTCTACCACCCGTCGAACATGGTGCTCTTCGTGGCGGGCGACCTGAACCCGACGGAGGTGGTGGAGCGCGTCCGGGCGTCCTTCGCCGGCCGCGAATACCCGGCGCAGCCAGCCATCCAGCGAATCCTGCCCGAGGAGCCGCCCGTCATCAACGAGCGGCGGCGGATGCAGGAGCTGGTGGTGAGTCAGCCGATCCTGCGGCTCGGGTTCAAGGAGAGGGAGGTGGGGCTCACCGGCCGGGCGCTGCTCGAGCGCGACCTGCTCACCTCGCTGCTCCTTGACGTGGTCATCGGGCGGGGCTCCCCGCTCTACACGCACCTTTACGAGTCCGGACTGATCGACCAGCGGTTCGGTTTCGAGCACGTTCCCGAGGTGAGCTTCGGTCATACCTACCTCACCGGCCCGACCCACGATCCGTCCGAGCTGGAGGCCCGGCTGCTGGCCGGCTTCCAGGAGGCCCAGCAGCAGGGGCTGGCGGAGGCCGACTTCGAGCGAGCGCGGCGGAAGCTGATCGGCCGCGTGATCAACCTGATGAACGACCTGGAGGGCGCAGCCTACCTGTTCATCGACGGGTTCTTCAAGCAGATCGGCCTGTTCGACCTGCTCCCCACCCTGCAGTCGCTCACGGTGGAGGCCGCGAACGAGCGGCTGCGCAGCCACTTCGACCCGGCGCTGGCCGCGGCCTCGATCATCTACCCCAGGCGCTAG
- the yfmF gene encoding EF-P 5-aminopentanol modification-associated protein YfmF, producing MGDRFTRFPLSEGVNLYVQPTTKFKTTTIYVYFHMPLEPVTVTYNALLPMVLARASADFPTTAELSRHLDELYGASFGVDVARRGEVQSIVFQMEVAGEKHVPGAQGLLPQALDVLGGIITRPLLVGDGFKPEYVDQERTNLRQMIEGLINDKRRYAMVRCTAAMCEGEAFALHRLGRVEDLEGVTPASLLAHHRRVLTEAPVDIFVLGDVDPAGLREEVARRLPLPAGPRRFPDTVVKRGPDRAVKDVVDRLDVNQGVVVIGFRTGITLRDELYFPMLVANGVLGGFSHSKLFQEVREKNSLAYFAYSSIETVKGIGYMYAGVEFADAERCKAIMLEQLRAVQEGAVSDAEMETTIATLVNDMLSAADSPGAMAELAVDQVFSGRDLSIDDRVALYRRVTREQVAEAARHFTPDTVYMLTRREGGA from the coding sequence TTGGGCGATCGCTTCACCCGCTTCCCCCTCAGTGAGGGGGTGAACCTCTACGTACAGCCCACGACGAAGTTCAAGACCACTACGATTTACGTCTACTTCCATATGCCGCTGGAGCCGGTGACCGTCACCTACAACGCTCTCCTCCCGATGGTGCTGGCGCGCGCCTCGGCCGACTTCCCCACCACCGCCGAACTGTCCCGCCACCTCGACGAGCTGTACGGGGCGTCCTTCGGCGTGGATGTGGCGCGCCGGGGTGAGGTGCAGTCGATCGTCTTCCAGATGGAGGTCGCCGGCGAGAAGCACGTGCCCGGGGCGCAGGGGCTGCTGCCGCAGGCGCTGGACGTGCTGGGCGGCATCATCACCCGCCCGCTGCTGGTGGGCGACGGCTTCAAGCCGGAGTATGTGGATCAGGAGCGTACCAACCTCCGGCAGATGATCGAGGGGCTGATCAACGACAAGCGGCGCTACGCGATGGTCCGCTGCACCGCGGCCATGTGCGAGGGGGAGGCTTTCGCCCTGCACCGGCTCGGGCGGGTGGAGGACCTGGAGGGGGTGACGCCTGCCTCGCTCCTGGCCCACCACCGGCGCGTGCTGACCGAGGCGCCGGTGGACATCTTCGTCCTTGGCGACGTGGACCCCGCCGGCCTGCGGGAAGAGGTGGCCCGGCGGCTGCCGCTGCCGGCCGGTCCGCGCCGGTTCCCCGACACCGTGGTGAAGCGGGGCCCGGACCGCGCGGTGAAGGACGTGGTGGACCGGCTGGACGTGAACCAGGGCGTGGTGGTGATCGGCTTCCGCACCGGCATCACGCTGCGGGATGAGCTCTACTTCCCGATGCTGGTCGCCAACGGGGTGCTGGGCGGCTTCTCGCACTCGAAGCTCTTCCAGGAGGTGCGGGAGAAGAACTCGCTGGCCTACTTCGCCTACTCCTCCATCGAGACGGTGAAGGGGATCGGCTACATGTACGCCGGGGTCGAGTTTGCCGACGCGGAGCGGTGCAAGGCCATCATGCTCGAGCAGCTCCGGGCGGTGCAGGAGGGGGCGGTCTCCGACGCCGAGATGGAGACGACCATCGCCACCCTGGTCAACGACATGCTGAGCGCCGCCGACAGCCCCGGGGCCATGGCGGAGCTGGCCGTGGACCAGGTCTTCTCCGGACGGGATCTCTCCATCGACGACCGGGTGGCCCTCTACCGCCGGGTCACCCGTGAGCAGGTGGCCGAGGCGGCCCGCCACTTCACGCCGGACACCGTGTACATGCTCACGCGGCGGGAAGGGGGGGCGTAG
- a CDS encoding NUDIX hydrolase, giving the protein MGRAYAGYPMPSCHALIMDGQQVLLVLRANPPLRGYWGLPGGRVELGETVEQALLREVREETGLDVTIERYLGYRDAIDRDESGRVRYHYVVQYFLARPAGGALTPSDDAAEARWVPLAELSGLPVTDAVEWCLAWAGVRSCRDAG; this is encoded by the coding sequence ATGGGCCGAGCATATGCCGGATACCCGATGCCGTCGTGCCACGCCCTCATCATGGACGGGCAGCAGGTGCTTCTGGTGCTGCGGGCGAACCCGCCTCTCCGGGGTTACTGGGGGCTGCCCGGGGGCCGCGTCGAACTGGGGGAGACCGTGGAACAGGCGCTGCTGCGCGAGGTGCGGGAGGAGACGGGACTGGACGTCACCATCGAGCGGTACCTGGGCTACCGCGACGCGATCGACCGGGACGAGTCCGGCCGGGTACGCTACCACTACGTGGTGCAGTACTTTCTCGCGCGGCCGGCCGGAGGCGCGCTGACGCCCTCTGACGACGCAGCCGAGGCGCGCTGGGTGCCCCTGGCCGAGCTCTCCGGGCTGCCGGTCACCGACGCCGTGGAGTGGTGCCTGGCGTGGGCCGGTGTGCGGAGCTGCCGGGATGCGGGGTAG
- the ftsH gene encoding ATP-dependent zinc metalloprotease FtsH: MNKLFRSLAFYMLILVISVAIAVQLGGTSQQTTRLMYSDLIQYIQEGQVKRVTLSGSYAEGELITGEKFTVQVPGPSNQGPLIQELQQHPEIQYDFRQDNTSGIWAILLQTLVPVVLVLLAFFFIMQQTQGSGNRVMQFGKSRARLITDDRKRVTFEDVAGIDEVKEELAEIVDFLKHPKRYLELGARIPKGVLLFGPPGTGKTLLAKAVAGEAGVPFFSISGSDFVEMFVGVGASRVRDLFEQAKKNSPCIVFIDEIDAVGRQRGAGYGGGHDEREQTLNQLLVEMDGFSANEGIIIIAATNRPDVLDPALLRPGRFDRQIVIDRPDLRGRLAIFNVHAKGKPLDQDVDLEVLAKRTPGFTGADIANLMNEAALLAARRRKKKISMSDLEDAIDRVMAGGPEKRSRVISEKEKRVTAWHEAGHAVVGHMLPHMDPLHKITIIPRGRAMGYTMFLPVEDRYNISKSEILDRMTMALGGRAAEEITFGEITSGAYDDIERTTQWARRMVTEWGMSEKLGPLTYGVKQDEIFLARDMTRLRNYSEEVAGLIDEEVRNFVHTAYQRALDILTEHKDALDKVSEILLEKETLEGKELEDLLAQLLPPRPKPEPKKPRLVGGGTSQVAPAF, from the coding sequence TTGAATAAGCTATTCCGCAGTCTTGCCTTCTATATGTTGATACTGGTCATCTCAGTGGCGATAGCCGTTCAACTGGGAGGGACCAGCCAGCAAACCACCCGCCTGATGTACTCTGACCTCATCCAGTACATCCAGGAGGGACAGGTGAAGCGGGTCACCCTGAGCGGGTCGTACGCTGAGGGTGAGCTGATCACTGGCGAGAAATTCACCGTGCAGGTGCCCGGCCCGTCCAACCAGGGGCCCCTGATTCAGGAACTGCAGCAGCACCCGGAGATCCAGTACGATTTCCGGCAGGACAACACGTCCGGCATCTGGGCGATCCTGCTGCAGACCCTGGTTCCGGTGGTGCTGGTGCTCCTCGCGTTCTTCTTCATCATGCAGCAGACCCAGGGATCGGGTAACCGGGTCATGCAGTTCGGCAAGAGCCGGGCGCGGCTGATCACCGACGACCGGAAGCGGGTGACCTTCGAGGATGTCGCCGGCATCGATGAGGTGAAGGAGGAGCTCGCGGAGATCGTCGACTTCCTCAAGCACCCGAAGCGCTACCTGGAGCTCGGCGCCCGGATCCCGAAGGGCGTTCTGCTGTTCGGCCCGCCCGGAACCGGCAAGACCCTGCTGGCCAAGGCGGTTGCCGGCGAGGCCGGCGTCCCGTTCTTCTCGATCTCGGGCTCTGACTTCGTCGAGATGTTCGTCGGCGTCGGCGCGAGCCGCGTCCGCGACCTGTTCGAGCAGGCGAAGAAGAACTCGCCCTGCATCGTCTTCATCGACGAGATCGACGCGGTCGGCCGCCAGCGCGGCGCCGGCTATGGCGGCGGTCACGACGAGCGGGAGCAGACGCTGAACCAGCTCCTGGTGGAGATGGACGGGTTCTCGGCCAACGAGGGCATCATCATCATCGCCGCCACCAACCGGCCGGACGTGCTGGACCCGGCGCTGCTGCGCCCCGGGCGGTTTGACCGGCAGATCGTGATTGACCGCCCCGACCTGCGGGGCCGGCTCGCCATCTTCAACGTGCACGCCAAGGGCAAGCCGCTGGATCAGGACGTCGACCTGGAGGTGCTGGCGAAGCGGACGCCCGGCTTCACCGGTGCCGACATCGCCAACCTGATGAACGAGGCCGCGCTCCTGGCCGCCAGGCGGCGGAAGAAGAAGATCTCCATGTCCGACCTCGAGGACGCGATCGACCGGGTGATGGCCGGCGGCCCCGAGAAGAGGTCGCGGGTGATCTCGGAGAAGGAGAAGCGGGTCACGGCGTGGCACGAGGCCGGGCACGCGGTGGTCGGGCACATGCTGCCACACATGGACCCGCTGCACAAGATCACGATCATCCCGCGGGGCCGGGCGATGGGCTACACCATGTTCCTGCCCGTGGAGGACCGGTACAACATCTCCAAGTCGGAGATCCTCGACCGCATGACCATGGCGCTGGGCGGCCGGGCCGCCGAGGAGATCACCTTCGGCGAGATCACCAGCGGCGCCTACGACGACATCGAGCGCACCACCCAGTGGGCCCGCCGGATGGTCACCGAGTGGGGCATGAGCGAGAAGCTCGGGCCGCTCACCTACGGCGTGAAGCAGGACGAGATCTTCCTGGCCCGCGACATGACGCGGCTCCGCAACTACTCCGAAGAGGTGGCTGGCCTGATCGACGAGGAGGTCCGCAACTTCGTCCACACTGCCTACCAGCGGGCGCTGGACATCCTCACGGAGCATAAGGACGCCCTGGACAAGGTCTCGGAGATCCTGCTGGAGAAGGAGACGTTGGAGGGCAAGGAGCTGGAGGACCTGCTCGCCCAGCTGCTGCCGCCCAGGCCAAAGCCGGAGCCCAAGAAGCCCCGTCTGGTCGGCGGCGGAACCTCGCAGGTCGCACCGGCCTTCTAG
- the tilS gene encoding tRNA lysidine(34) synthetase TilS: MPLLERVRAELVRHQMVLPGDRVIVAVSGGPDSVALAHLLHRLAPEWGLSLHLFHMDHALRGAASRADAAYVAELARSLSLPLTTVALKAGELEREPGSLEANARRRRYAEIRRLAAAIGAQRVATGHSRNDQAETVLMRMLRGSGSTGLAGIPPVREEGGLVIIRPLLTCTRAEIEEYCRAHKLAPRLDASNLQQDFLRNRIRHELLPLLAERYDEAVVDHLAQMAELLREEDRLLADLAQQARARCGWREERTPSGELAVELDGPRLVQEPPALARRVVRMAVQRVAGAEYAPGLPAVNRVLELAGRTDGSHRLDLPQGVCLTVEYGRCRFARTVGESTPRDGQWQLVLGGETRIPELGLRVYTEVVPAAAVAGAEPPDEAWLDRDRLPGRLAIRLRQPGDRLWPVGMEGSKKLQDILVDAKVPRARRDRLPLLVAGDAVVWVPGVRRDRRFRPDAETRTVLRVVLRSAPEGPMGAGTAGASGCSGPSNMVH; the protein is encoded by the coding sequence GTGCCGCTCCTGGAGAGGGTGCGCGCCGAACTGGTGCGGCATCAGATGGTGCTGCCCGGGGACCGGGTGATCGTGGCCGTCTCCGGCGGCCCGGACTCGGTCGCGCTCGCCCACCTGCTGCACCGCCTGGCCCCGGAGTGGGGGCTCTCGCTGCACCTGTTTCACATGGACCACGCCCTGCGCGGCGCGGCCTCCCGCGCCGACGCTGCCTACGTCGCCGAGTTGGCCCGAAGCCTGTCCCTGCCCCTGACGACGGTCGCCCTGAAGGCCGGGGAGCTGGAGCGGGAGCCCGGCTCCCTCGAGGCCAACGCCCGGCGGAGGCGCTACGCCGAGATCCGCCGGCTGGCCGCCGCCATCGGCGCACAGCGGGTGGCGACGGGCCACAGCCGCAACGACCAGGCCGAGACCGTGCTGATGCGGATGCTGCGGGGCAGCGGTTCGACGGGTCTTGCCGGGATCCCGCCGGTGCGGGAGGAGGGCGGCCTCGTCATCATCCGTCCGCTGCTGACGTGTACGCGCGCGGAAATCGAGGAGTACTGCCGCGCACACAAACTCGCACCCCGCCTCGATGCGTCCAATCTACAGCAGGACTTCCTGCGGAACCGGATCCGGCACGAGCTGCTGCCGCTGCTGGCCGAGCGTTACGACGAGGCCGTGGTGGATCACCTTGCCCAGATGGCAGAGCTGCTGCGTGAGGAGGACCGCCTGCTCGCGGACCTGGCGCAGCAGGCGCGTGCTCGCTGCGGCTGGCGCGAGGAGCGGACGCCGTCCGGGGAGCTCGCCGTCGAGCTGGACGGTCCGCGGCTGGTGCAGGAACCGCCGGCGCTCGCGCGCAGGGTCGTCCGGATGGCGGTCCAGCGCGTGGCGGGCGCGGAATATGCGCCCGGGCTCCCGGCGGTGAACCGGGTGCTGGAGCTGGCCGGGCGGACGGACGGCAGCCACAGGCTGGACCTGCCGCAGGGGGTGTGCCTGACCGTGGAGTACGGGCGCTGCCGCTTTGCCAGGACCGTCGGGGAGAGCACGCCCCGGGACGGGCAGTGGCAGCTGGTCCTCGGGGGGGAGACGCGAATTCCGGAGCTGGGCCTGCGCGTGTACACGGAGGTTGTGCCCGCCGCGGCCGTGGCGGGTGCGGAGCCTCCGGATGAAGCCTGGCTTGACCGCGACCGGCTGCCCGGGAGGCTGGCGATCCGCCTGCGGCAGCCGGGGGACCGGCTCTGGCCCGTGGGAATGGAAGGCTCCAAGAAGCTTCAGGATATCCTTGTAGATGCGAAGGTGCCCAGGGCCCGGCGCGATCGCCTCCCGCTCCTGGTCGCCGGAGACGCGGTCGTCTGGGTGCCGGGAGTGAGGCGGGACCGCCGGTTCCGCCCGGACGCAGAGACGCGCACGGTGCTCCGCGTCGTGCTGCGCAGCGCCCCGGAGGGGCCGATGGGCGCCGGAACGGCGGGCGCCTCAGGTTGCTCCGGGCCGTCAAATATGGTACACTGA
- a CDS encoding SpoIIE family protein phosphatase has protein sequence MPAKPSDRREPGPNRWRRLGSWFVSRMAWAWHPLFYAGICLGFLMGRAQPFDPVAPFGIAFYMAVRAAGFSSAAGVPVALAVMGGAATVQPLPAFAASAAALGVVHALGGLSRLQARYAALVAALVGSVAAAVQGVLQNPAADWIQLTFWAGLTGVLALIFTLAVEELTQPRYPEGLTADLPIPAIILLAAAFTGLQDLTLWGRVSLHATAAGLAVMLFAQAGGLGWGAAAGAVIGMSSFLSVLASPPAAGAWLNPALTESHAMAYVIAGFLGGSFRELRKPGVGLSYMLGFLSYTMATQGQGAVLESMALSAVAATVLFWIIPSRWISRLSGAVSVRPRAQNPPAGQDREDAVVAGARDQLRAMAQVLKEIQRTYTQVAAVSAGAAQEPETRFRQVVETVCHSCSLYAQCWQKEPEESRRLFEGLWEQIENEGTLPMAPLPEQLEARCIHPEQIVVTLNHVHDLERSGRALTRKLEEGRAIAGEYVQNVARMLDRMADEVEAGSRNHQGLTAVFRATAAVARMPKRGGHISGDSAVTGPLSRGRFLLALSDGMGVGREAAVQSGETVKLLQQLLDAGFNTEVAVRTVNSVLLLRGPGDSFATVDLAVLDLTTGRAEFVKVGAAPSFLKRGNDVTLVKMPSVPVGIVTEIEVEPEFRNLRDGDIIVMVSDGILDVARDEADKERWVLEHLGREQTADPEELAERLLARALDLTPAPEDDLTVVVARVDQVDGHGGDERPRPRVTGEWVPAQPAPRMKPQRKEDRGERGRRR, from the coding sequence GTGCCAGCGAAGCCCTCCGACCGCAGGGAGCCGGGGCCGAACCGGTGGAGGCGCCTGGGGTCTTGGTTCGTCTCCCGGATGGCCTGGGCGTGGCACCCTCTGTTCTACGCCGGCATCTGCCTCGGATTCCTCATGGGCAGGGCGCAGCCCTTCGACCCGGTGGCTCCCTTCGGGATTGCCTTCTACATGGCCGTGCGCGCCGCCGGCTTCAGCAGCGCGGCCGGGGTTCCCGTGGCGCTGGCGGTCATGGGCGGCGCCGCCACCGTCCAGCCGCTTCCGGCGTTCGCGGCCTCCGCGGCCGCCCTCGGCGTGGTGCACGCGCTGGGAGGTCTCTCCCGGCTTCAGGCCCGCTACGCCGCCCTGGTCGCGGCCCTGGTGGGCTCTGTCGCGGCGGCGGTTCAGGGGGTGCTGCAGAACCCCGCGGCGGACTGGATACAGCTCACCTTCTGGGCAGGCCTTACGGGTGTGCTGGCCCTCATCTTCACCCTCGCCGTCGAGGAGCTGACGCAGCCCCGCTATCCGGAGGGACTCACCGCCGACCTGCCCATTCCCGCCATCATCCTCCTGGCGGCGGCGTTCACCGGCCTGCAGGACCTCACCCTCTGGGGGCGGGTCTCCCTGCACGCGACCGCGGCCGGTCTGGCCGTGATGCTGTTCGCCCAGGCCGGCGGCCTGGGGTGGGGCGCCGCGGCCGGGGCCGTCATCGGCATGTCGTCGTTCCTCTCGGTGCTCGCCAGCCCTCCGGCCGCCGGAGCATGGCTGAACCCCGCGCTCACCGAGAGCCACGCAATGGCCTACGTCATCGCAGGGTTCCTGGGCGGCTCGTTCCGGGAGCTGAGGAAGCCGGGCGTCGGCCTCTCCTACATGCTGGGCTTCCTCTCGTACACGATGGCAACCCAGGGCCAGGGCGCCGTGCTGGAGTCGATGGCCCTCTCCGCCGTCGCCGCCACGGTTCTGTTCTGGATCATCCCGTCCCGTTGGATCTCCCGCCTGTCCGGGGCCGTCAGCGTCCGCCCGCGGGCGCAGAACCCGCCGGCGGGGCAGGACAGGGAGGACGCGGTGGTGGCCGGCGCACGGGACCAGCTGCGGGCCATGGCACAGGTCCTGAAGGAAATCCAGCGCACGTACACGCAGGTGGCCGCCGTGAGCGCCGGCGCCGCGCAGGAGCCCGAAACCCGGTTCCGCCAGGTGGTGGAGACGGTGTGCCACTCGTGCTCGCTGTATGCGCAGTGCTGGCAGAAGGAGCCAGAGGAGTCGCGGCGGCTCTTTGAGGGACTGTGGGAGCAGATCGAGAACGAGGGGACGCTGCCCATGGCGCCGCTTCCGGAGCAGCTGGAGGCGAGGTGCATCCACCCCGAGCAGATCGTCGTGACGCTCAACCACGTCCACGACCTGGAGCGGTCCGGCCGTGCCCTCACGCGGAAACTGGAGGAGGGCAGGGCAATCGCCGGAGAGTACGTGCAGAACGTCGCCCGGATGCTGGACCGCATGGCCGACGAGGTGGAGGCGGGCAGCCGGAACCACCAGGGTCTGACAGCCGTCTTCCGGGCGACGGCGGCCGTGGCCCGCATGCCCAAGCGGGGCGGCCACATCTCGGGCGACTCGGCCGTGACGGGCCCGCTCTCCCGGGGCCGCTTTCTGCTGGCCCTGAGCGACGGCATGGGCGTCGGCCGCGAGGCGGCGGTGCAGTCCGGCGAGACCGTCAAGCTGCTGCAGCAGCTCCTCGACGCCGGGTTCAACACGGAGGTGGCCGTCAGGACCGTCAACTCCGTCCTGCTGCTGCGCGGCCCCGGCGACAGCTTCGCCACCGTGGACCTTGCGGTGCTCGACCTGACCACGGGGCGCGCCGAGTTCGTCAAGGTCGGCGCCGCCCCCAGCTTCCTGAAGCGGGGCAACGACGTCACCCTGGTGAAGATGCCGTCCGTACCCGTCGGCATCGTCACCGAGATCGAGGTGGAGCCCGAGTTCCGGAACCTGCGCGACGGCGACATCATCGTCATGGTGAGCGATGGCATCCTCGACGTGGCCAGGGACGAGGCGGACAAGGAGCGCTGGGTCCTGGAGCACCTCGGGCGCGAGCAGACGGCGGATCCGGAAGAGCTGGCGGAGCGGCTGCTGGCGCGTGCGCTCGACCTGACGCCTGCGCCGGAGGACGACCTCACGGTGGTCGTCGCCCGGGTGGATCAGGTGGACGGCCACGGGGGCGACGAGCGGCCGCGACCCAGGGTGACCGGCGAATGGGTCCCCGCGCAGCCCGCGCCGCGCATGAAGCCCCAGCGGAAGGAGGACAGGGGTGAGCGGGGCCGCAGGCGCTAA